The Treponema sp. J25 genome includes the window GTGTCGGTGGCACGGACGGTGTTGTCCACGGTGGGGAACATTTTCTTGACGAGTATGCTGGCCTATGCGCTGAGCCGGAAGGAATACGTGCTGCGCAAGCAGTATACGTTTATTTTGATTCTGTCGATGTACGTGAGTGCGGGGTTAATACCGTACTACTTTTTGATTCGGAGTCTGGGGCTCATCAATAGCTTCTGGGTGTATGTGATTCCCGGGCTGGTGAATGCCTTTAACTTTATAGTGATCCGGACCTACATCGGGACGATTCCGGATAGTCTTGTGGAATCGGCGCGGATTGATGGGGCGGGGGATTTCCGGATTTTTTTGCGGATAGTGTTTCCGCTGATTACGCCGGTATTGGCGACGGTGGCCCTATTTGTGGCGGTAGGGAACTGGAACGCCTGGTTTGATACGATGATCTTTGCGTCGGGGCGGCAGGAACTGTCGACGTTGCAGTATGAGCTGATGAAGTTCCTTGCCTCGAGTCAGAACCAGGCGCGGAGTGCGGCCGATGTCGGGGCCATGGGGATGGCCAAGGACTATGCCGCCAGCATTGTGACCCCCGCCAGTATTCGGGCGGCCATCACTGTGGTTGCGGCGGCCCCTATCCTGGTAATCTACCCCTTCCTGCAGCGGTACTTCGTCATCGGTCTTACCGTCGGTGGGGTAAAAGAATAAAGGAAAAAACCAATGAAAAAGATTAGATTGAATTGGCATCTTGGTTGGTCATTATTTGTATTAGGGGTAATTGTATTCTTTTCTTCCCAAGCAAACAAACCAGTACAAAAAGGGGGTGCTATGATAAAAGAAAAATATTTTTCTAAAACCACAGGGGTTGATAGATATTGCAATGTGTATTTGCCCCCTGATTATGTTCCTACAAAAAAATATCCCATAATCTATGTGTTGCATGGCATTGGTGGAACGGAGGACGAGTGGATTCTGTATGGTTCTCCGAAAGAAATAGTGGATAACCTTATCAATCAAAAATTAATTCAACCGGTAATCCTGGTGTTCCCTAATGGCCGGGCCATGAATCCCGATTCGGTTCCTCAGGATATGTTTAATCCCACAGCGCAGGCAGCCTTTGCCAATTTTGAAAATGACCTCTTTAAGGATCTTATCCCATTTATCGAAAATAAATACTCTGTGTATGGGGTGCGGGATTACCGGGGCATATGCGGTCTTTCGATGGGAGGGGGACAGGCCTTAAATATTGGCCTGGGTAACCCTGATATGTTTGCATGGGTAGGAGCCTTTTCTCCTGCCCCGAATACGGATGTGAATAAATTTAAAGTGGATAGTCCCAAGAAACAACTCATATGGATTTTATGCGGTGAATCGGATTATTTGCTTTCTGTTTCAGAAAAAGCTCATCAATTTTTGTTGGATAAAAAAATCCCTCATATATATAAGACTATGCAGGGAGCCCATGATTGGCCGGTCTGGAAAGAGGGTCTGCGATCCTTTCTACAGGAAATATTTAGATAGGGAATGAGGCTTACACCACATTCATGTGCATTGTTTGTATTGGTAAAGAAATTAAATGGAGAAGTCCTTCGTTTCCTGTTTAAGTACCGTGAACAGTACCAGAAAGCCCTGCTTCTTACGCGTGTTTTTGGGGTGCTCAGGTACCGCTTGTGGCGAGCCGGAGAATCATCTCCTGGCTTGCTTCCTCTTTAGGGATGGGGCCGATCATCCTTCCTTCGGTAAGAATGAGTATCCGATCGCACATGCCAAGGATTTCTTCTAAATCGGAAGAAAAAAGGATGATAGCCCCTCCTTTTGCGGCAATGTCGGCCATTACATTATAAATGTCTACCTTGGAAGAAACATCGATTCCTCGGGTCGGTTCGTCCATGATGTAAATCCGCGCCCGTTTGGCGATCCAGCGAGCAAGGGTTACCTTTTGCTGGTTACCCCCCGAATACGTGTCAGGGATATCTTCAGGTTTTATAGAGCGTAAGCCGATTCGTTCGGCATATTTTTTAATGTTTTTGTAAAGGGTTGCATTGTGGAGTCCGGTCACTGTCTGATATTGGGGAAGGGCGGCAATGGTCATATTCAATGTTAAATCCTGATGATGTAGGATAGCATTTTCATTCCGATCTTCAGGGATAAGGGCGACCCCATACTGAAGTGCCTCTTCGGGGGAGGAAAAGTGTACTTCCTGACCCGATAACAAAAGGCGTCCACTTGAGCCTGGTACATCTCCAACAAGGCAGTGAGCCAGGAGGGTTCTCCCGGATCCCATGAGTCCTGTAATGCCTAGAATTTCCCCCACATGAACAGTAAAGGAAATATTCTTGAGGAGAGCCCCACAGCTCAGGTTTTGTACTTCCAGAAGGGGAGCCCCTCG containing:
- a CDS encoding carbohydrate ABC transporter permease, translating into VSVARTVLSTVGNIFLTSMLAYALSRKEYVLRKQYTFILILSMYVSAGLIPYYFLIRSLGLINSFWVYVIPGLVNAFNFIVIRTYIGTIPDSLVESARIDGAGDFRIFLRIVFPLITPVLATVALFVAVGNWNAWFDTMIFASGRQELSTLQYELMKFLASSQNQARSAADVGAMGMAKDYAASIVTPASIRAAITVVAAAPILVIYPFLQRYFVIGLTVGGVKE
- a CDS encoding alpha/beta hydrolase-fold protein, with the translated sequence MIKEKYFSKTTGVDRYCNVYLPPDYVPTKKYPIIYVLHGIGGTEDEWILYGSPKEIVDNLINQKLIQPVILVFPNGRAMNPDSVPQDMFNPTAQAAFANFENDLFKDLIPFIENKYSVYGVRDYRGICGLSMGGGQALNIGLGNPDMFAWVGAFSPAPNTDVNKFKVDSPKKQLIWILCGESDYLLSVSEKAHQFLLDKKIPHIYKTMQGAHDWPVWKEGLRSFLQEIFR